Proteins encoded together in one Quercus lobata isolate SW786 chromosome 3, ValleyOak3.0 Primary Assembly, whole genome shotgun sequence window:
- the LOC115980923 gene encoding uncharacterized protein LOC115980923: MATKNWLLKMKKLLRALECTDAQKVLYATYALQGSADRWWSSTKPLLSTELGRDTPITWEKFKEVFNRTYFPNVVRDRKAREFSDLVQGAMTMEEYVAKFVELSRFAPYLISDESKKVKKFREGLNGRIHPLIIASRVDTFTEAVKRAMNLEEDFKYNPNSKESEKKQGPFNSQHGKGQGHKKGLFKNLGNRGQSSRHSKNAYPQSGDKDCPRSKGSGSSSSSQVAKGNDNGKKVQGRVYALTTQDAQATDTVVVGILPLFSAHAKVLFDPGSTHSFVSCAFAKNHDKSPELLDFELSVSTPVGDTLMTNLVLKSCIICIEGRELLADLVLFDMHDFDVILGMDWLASYHASVHCFEKEVVFRPPGES, translated from the exons ATGGCAACAAAGAACTGGTTGctaaagatgaaaaaattattgagaGCCCTTGAATGCACTGATGCTCAGAAGGTGTTGTATGCCACTTATGCTCTTCAGGGTTCTGCTGATAGATGGTGGTCAAGCACTAAGCCATTGTTGAGTACGGAGTTGGGAAGGGACACTCCCATTACTTGGGAGAAGTTCAAGGAAGTTTTCAATAGGACATACTTCCCCAATGTAGTGAGGGATCGTAAGGCAAGAGAATTTTCTGATTTGGTTCAGGGGGCTATGACAATGGAGGAGTATGTTGCTAAGTTTGTTGAGCTCTCTCGCTTTGCTCCTTACTTGATTTCGGATGAgtccaagaaagtgaaaaagttTCGGGAGGGCCTTAATGGTAGGATTCACCCTCTCATTATAGCCTCTAGAGTGGATACTTTTACGGAGGCTGTGAAGCGGGCAATGAATCTTGAAGAAGACTTTAAGTACAACCCCAATTCCAAGGAGAGTGAAAAGAAGCAAGGGCCCTTTAATTCTCAACATGGTAAGGGTCAAGGGCATAAGAAAGGATTATTTAAAAACTTGGGTAATAGAGGACAATCTTCTAGGCATAGCAAGAATGCCTATCCTCAGTCTGGTGATAA AGATTGCCCAAGATCTAAGGGCTCAGGTTCCTCTTCCTCATCTCAAGTTGCAAAGGGTAATGACAATGGGAAGAAGGTGCAAGGTAGAGTGTATGCCTTGACTACACAGGATGCTCAGGCCACGGATACAGTGGTGGTAGGTATACTTCCTTTGTTCTCTGCACATGCTAAAGTTCTTTTTGATCCTGGTTCTACAcattcttttgtttcttgtgcaTTTGCTAAAAATCATGACAAGAGCCCCGAGCTACTTGATTTTGAGTTATCGGTTTCTACCCCTGTTGGTGATACTTTAATGACTAATCTTGTGCTTAAGTCTTGTATTATTTGTATTGAGGGTAGAGAGTTATTGGCTGATTTGGTGTTGTTCGATATGCATGATTTTGATGTCATTTTGGGCATGGATTGGTTGGCTTCTTACCATGCTAGTGTGCATTGTTTTGAGAAAGAGGTGGTGTTTAGGCCTCCAGGTGAATCATAA